From the genome of Pseudomonas yamanorum, one region includes:
- a CDS encoding aminotransferase class V-fold PLP-dependent enzyme: MTALSLTEVRELRDETPGCQSGIVHFNHAGASLPSQGTLDAIIDQLQREARDGPMEAGEHGSLLAEKARRAAAQLLNAPVSSIAFASSGSTAWSMAFQALGPWHPGDRILVGRHEWGGNLASMQTAVQAGAHVEVIPCDETGAVSVAGLEAMLDARVRLIDLTWLPANSGLINPAEAIGALAKRHGIAYFIDAGQAIGQVPVDVQTLHCDVLKGAGRKHLRGPRGTALLYVRPDFLERLNPAQRDVFSAPWSPAGFDLRNDARRFETSEVSFALLAGLGNALQEVNRLGVERIRRTVRLLSDTIREELSGIEGITVHDLGIAGNQSGLIAFNLAGWDAFELKRRMGLKRINIGANGVPYTPLDMQARELDSVARISVSYLNTAHDIEQLVAALHELRD, translated from the coding sequence GTGACCGCGCTGTCCCTGACCGAGGTCCGGGAGCTGCGGGACGAAACGCCGGGCTGCCAGTCCGGCATCGTCCACTTCAACCACGCCGGGGCCTCCTTGCCAAGCCAGGGGACGCTCGACGCAATCATTGACCAGTTGCAACGCGAAGCCCGTGACGGCCCGATGGAGGCCGGCGAGCACGGGTCGCTGCTGGCGGAGAAAGCCCGTCGCGCGGCGGCGCAATTGCTCAACGCCCCCGTGTCATCGATTGCCTTCGCCAGCAGCGGCTCGACCGCCTGGAGCATGGCGTTCCAGGCGCTGGGCCCATGGCACCCGGGCGACCGCATTCTGGTGGGCCGCCACGAATGGGGCGGCAACCTGGCGAGCATGCAGACGGCCGTGCAAGCGGGTGCGCACGTGGAGGTAATCCCTTGCGATGAAACCGGCGCGGTGTCCGTCGCCGGCCTGGAAGCCATGCTCGACGCCCGGGTGCGGTTGATCGACCTGACCTGGCTCCCCGCCAACAGCGGCTTGATCAACCCTGCCGAGGCCATCGGCGCGCTGGCCAAGCGTCATGGCATCGCCTACTTCATCGACGCCGGACAAGCCATCGGCCAGGTGCCGGTGGATGTGCAAACGCTGCACTGCGATGTGCTCAAGGGCGCCGGGCGCAAGCATCTGCGCGGCCCACGCGGAACCGCATTGCTGTATGTGCGTCCGGATTTTCTTGAACGTTTGAACCCAGCCCAGCGCGATGTGTTTTCTGCGCCCTGGAGCCCTGCGGGTTTCGACTTGCGCAACGACGCCCGGCGCTTTGAAACCAGCGAAGTGTCATTCGCGTTGCTGGCAGGCCTGGGCAATGCACTGCAGGAGGTCAATCGACTGGGCGTTGAGCGGATTCGCCGGACGGTTCGGCTTCTAAGTGACACGATCCGCGAAGAACTTAGCGGGATCGAGGGGATTACCGTGCATGATTTGGGCATTGCCGGAAACCAGTCAGGCCTGATCGCCTTCAACCTGGCCGGCTGGGACGCCTTTGAGCTCAAGCGGCGCATGGGGCTCAAGCGGATCAACATCGGTGCCAACGGCGTGCCCTACACCCCGCTGGACATGCAGGCGCGCGAGCTGGACAGCGTGGCGCGAATCTCCGTGAGCTACCTCAACACCGCGCACGATATCGAGCAACTGGTAGCCGCCCTGCACGAACTGCGGGATTAA
- the rapA gene encoding RNA polymerase-associated protein RapA has protein sequence MAQQYQPGQRWISDSEAELGLGTVLAQDGRLLTVLYPATGDTRQYALRNAPLTRVRFSPGDTITHFEGWKMTVQEVDDVDGLLVYHGLNGQNEQVTLPETQLSNFIQFRLASDRLFAGQIDPLPWFSLRYHTLEHTSRQLQSSLWGLGGVRAQPIAHQLHIAREVADRIAPRVLLADEVGLGKTIEAGLVIHRQLLSGRANRVLILVPENLQHQWLVEMRRRFNLQVALFDEERFIESDATNPFEDTQLALVALEWLVDDEKAQDALFAAGWDLLVVDEAHHLVWHEEKASPEYSLVEQLAEVIPGVLLLTATPEQLGQDSHFARLRLLDPNRFHDLHAFRAESENYRPVAEAVQELLDKGRLSPAAHKTIQGFLGDEGEALLTAVNDGDAEASARLVRELLDRHGTGRVLFRNTRAAVQGFPERKLHAYPLPCPDEYLELPLGEHAELYPEVSFQSQPDVDEEQRWWRFDPRVEWLIDQLKMLKRTKVLVICAHAETAMDLEDALRVRSGIPATVFHEGMNILERDRAAAYFADEEFGAQVLICSEIGSEGRNFQFSHHLVLFDLPSHPDLLEQRIGRLDRIGQKHVIELHVPYLETSPQERLFQWYHEALNAFLNTCPTGNALQHQFGPRLLPLLENADDGEWQALIDEARAERERLEAELHTGRDRLLELNSGGAGEGDALVEAILEQDDQFTLPIYMETLFDAFGIDSEDHSENALILKPSEKMLDASFPLGDDEGVTITYDRNQALSREDMQFITWEHPMVQGGMDLVLSGSMGNTAVALIKNKALKPGTVLLELLYVSEVVAPRSLQLGRYLPPAALRCLLDANGNDLSGRVSFLTLNDQLESVPRASANKFVQAQRDQLTPRINAGEEKIAPRHAERVAEAQRRLAADTDEELARLTALQAVNPTVRDSELVALRQQREQGLAMLDKAALRLEAIRVLVAG, from the coding sequence ATGGCGCAGCAGTATCAACCGGGGCAACGCTGGATTAGTGACAGCGAAGCAGAGCTGGGGTTAGGCACCGTTCTGGCACAGGACGGCCGCTTGTTAACCGTGCTCTATCCGGCCACTGGCGACACCCGCCAGTATGCGCTACGGAATGCGCCCCTCACTCGCGTGAGGTTTTCGCCGGGTGACACCATCACCCATTTCGAAGGCTGGAAAATGACCGTGCAAGAGGTCGACGATGTCGACGGCCTGCTGGTCTACCACGGCCTCAATGGGCAGAACGAGCAGGTCACCCTGCCGGAAACCCAACTCTCGAACTTCATCCAGTTCCGTCTGGCCAGCGACCGTCTGTTCGCCGGCCAGATCGACCCGCTGCCCTGGTTCTCCCTGCGCTATCACACCCTGGAACACACCAGCCGCCAGTTGCAGTCCTCGCTTTGGGGTCTGGGCGGCGTGCGTGCGCAACCGATCGCGCACCAGCTGCACATCGCCCGTGAAGTTGCCGACCGCATCGCGCCGCGTGTTCTGCTGGCGGACGAGGTGGGCCTGGGCAAGACCATCGAAGCTGGCCTGGTGATCCATCGCCAGTTGCTGTCCGGTCGCGCCAACCGCGTGCTGATCCTGGTGCCGGAAAACCTCCAGCACCAGTGGCTGGTGGAAATGCGCCGCCGCTTCAACCTGCAGGTGGCGCTGTTCGACGAAGAGCGCTTTATCGAAAGCGATGCCACCAACCCGTTCGAAGACACCCAGCTTGCGCTGGTGGCCCTGGAATGGCTGGTGGACGACGAGAAAGCCCAGGACGCGTTGTTCGCCGCCGGCTGGGACCTGCTGGTGGTCGACGAAGCTCACCACCTGGTCTGGCACGAAGAAAAAGCCAGCCCCGAATACTCGCTGGTGGAACAACTGGCCGAAGTGATTCCCGGTGTACTGCTGCTCACTGCAACCCCTGAGCAATTGGGCCAGGACAGCCACTTCGCGCGCCTGCGCCTGCTGGACCCGAATCGTTTCCACGACCTGCACGCCTTCCGCGCCGAGAGCGAAAACTATCGCCCGGTGGCCGAAGCCGTTCAGGAGCTGCTGGACAAGGGCCGCCTCTCGCCCGCCGCCCACAAGACCATCCAGGGTTTCCTCGGCGACGAAGGCGAAGCGCTGCTGACCGCCGTCAACGATGGCGATGCCGAAGCCAGCGCCCGTTTGGTACGCGAACTGCTCGACCGCCACGGCACCGGCCGCGTGCTGTTCCGCAACACCCGCGCCGCCGTACAAGGCTTCCCGGAGCGCAAGCTGCACGCCTACCCGCTGCCGTGCCCGGACGAATACCTCGAACTGCCCCTGGGCGAACACGCCGAGCTGTACCCGGAAGTCAGCTTCCAGTCCCAGCCGGATGTGGATGAAGAACAACGCTGGTGGCGTTTCGACCCGCGCGTCGAGTGGCTGATCGACCAGCTGAAAATGCTCAAGCGCACCAAAGTCCTGGTGATCTGCGCCCACGCCGAAACCGCCATGGACCTGGAAGACGCCCTGCGCGTGCGTTCCGGTATCCCGGCCACGGTGTTCCACGAGGGCATGAACATCCTCGAGCGCGACCGCGCCGCTGCTTACTTTGCGGATGAAGAGTTTGGCGCCCAGGTGCTGATCTGCTCGGAAATCGGCAGTGAAGGCCGCAACTTCCAGTTCTCCCACCACTTGGTGCTGTTCGACCTGCCGTCCCACCCGGATCTGCTGGAACAGCGGATCGGCCGTCTGGACCGGATCGGCCAGAAGCATGTGATCGAACTGCATGTGCCGTACCTGGAAACCAGTCCGCAAGAGCGGCTATTCCAGTGGTACCACGAAGCGCTGAACGCGTTCCTCAACACCTGCCCGACCGGCAACGCCTTGCAGCACCAGTTCGGCCCGCGCCTGCTGCCGCTGCTGGAAAATGCCGACGACGGCGAGTGGCAAGCGCTGATCGACGAAGCCCGTGCCGAGCGCGAGCGCCTCGAAGCCGAACTGCACACCGGCCGCGATCGTTTGCTGGAGCTCAACTCCGGCGGTGCCGGTGAAGGTGATGCGCTGGTGGAAGCCATCCTCGAGCAAGACGACCAGTTCACCCTGCCGATCTACATGGAAACCCTATTCGACGCCTTCGGCATCGACAGCGAAGACCATTCGGAAAACGCGCTGATCCTCAAGCCCAGCGAAAAAATGCTCGACGCCAGCTTCCCCCTGGGCGACGACGAAGGCGTGACCATCACCTACGATCGCAACCAGGCGCTGTCCCGCGAAGACATGCAGTTCATCACCTGGGAACACCCGATGGTGCAGGGCGGCATGGACCTGGTGCTGTCCGGTTCCATGGGCAACACCGCCGTGGCGCTGATCAAGAACAAGGCGCTCAAGCCGGGCACCGTGTTGCTGGAACTGCTCTACGTCAGCGAAGTGGTTGCCCCGCGTTCGCTGCAATTGGGCCGTTACCTGCCGCCGGCTGCGCTGCGTTGCCTGCTGGATGCCAACGGCAATGACCTGTCGGGCCGCGTGTCATTCCTGACCTTGAACGACCAGCTGGAAAGCGTGCCCCGGGCCAGCGCCAACAAGTTCGTCCAGGCCCAGCGCGACCAGCTGACGCCACGGATCAACGCCGGCGAAGAGAAGATCGCCCCGCGTCACGCCGAGCGTGTAGCCGAGGCTCAACGTCGCCTGGCGGCGGACACCGACGAAGAACTGGCGCGCCTGACCGCGTTGCAAGCGGTCAACCCGACCGTGCGTGACAGCGAACTGGTTGCCCTGCGCCAACAGCGCGAGCAAGGCCTGGCCATGCTCGACAAGGCGGCGCTGCGACTGGAAGCGATTCGGGTATTGGTCGCGGGCTAA
- a CDS encoding spinster family MFS transporter has protein sequence MQNSTQAANAWRILFLLFLANLFNFFDRTIPAIIIEPIRMEWHLSDFQLGIIGTAFTIVYAIAGLPLGRMADTGSRSKLMGWGLAAWSGLTAVNGLVGSFWTFLLVRMGIGIGEASYAPAANSLIGDLFPAHRRARAMGIFMLGLPLGLLLAFFTIGAMVKAFDSWRAPFFIAAVPGLILAVFMFYIKEPKRGAAETVQVSQEKVDRPIRRVLAVPTFLWLVLAGLCFNFATYACNSFLVPMLQRYFLLPLQDAAVATGVIVGITGLVGLTLGGWIADKIHQRIANGRLLFAACSLIISTVTTAWALHAGRIEIGVFVALFSVGWLFAYNFYTCVYTAIQDVVEPRLRATAMALFFAGLYLLGGGMGPIVVGGLSDHFAHSAMYAAGAEQMTEAYKAIGLHDAMYLIPVALFLTMLFLFQASRSFVRDAKRMKDGLGVVEVPATAVTA, from the coding sequence ATGCAGAACTCGACCCAAGCGGCGAATGCCTGGCGCATTCTGTTCCTGTTGTTCCTGGCCAACCTGTTCAACTTTTTCGACCGCACCATCCCCGCGATTATCATCGAACCGATCCGCATGGAGTGGCACCTCAGCGATTTCCAGCTCGGCATCATCGGCACTGCGTTCACCATTGTTTATGCGATTGCCGGCTTGCCCCTCGGGCGCATGGCCGATACCGGCTCGCGCAGCAAACTCATGGGCTGGGGCCTGGCGGCGTGGAGTGGCCTGACGGCGGTCAACGGTCTGGTGGGCAGCTTCTGGACGTTTTTGCTGGTGCGCATGGGCATCGGCATCGGCGAGGCCAGTTATGCACCAGCGGCCAATTCGCTGATCGGTGACCTGTTTCCGGCTCACCGCCGGGCGCGGGCCATGGGGATCTTCATGCTGGGCCTGCCCTTGGGCCTGTTGCTGGCGTTCTTTACCATTGGTGCGATGGTCAAGGCGTTCGACAGCTGGCGTGCGCCGTTCTTTATTGCCGCGGTGCCGGGGCTGATTCTTGCGGTGTTCATGTTCTACATCAAGGAGCCCAAGCGCGGCGCCGCAGAAACCGTGCAAGTCTCCCAGGAGAAAGTCGACCGGCCGATTCGCCGGGTGCTGGCGGTGCCGACGTTTCTATGGCTGGTGCTGGCAGGCTTGTGCTTCAACTTCGCCACCTATGCCTGCAACTCGTTCCTGGTGCCGATGCTGCAGCGCTATTTCCTGCTGCCGTTACAGGATGCGGCAGTCGCCACCGGTGTTATCGTCGGTATTACCGGCCTGGTGGGCCTGACCCTGGGCGGCTGGATTGCCGACAAGATCCATCAACGCATCGCGAATGGCCGGTTGTTGTTCGCGGCGTGCAGCTTGATCATCTCTACCGTCACCACTGCTTGGGCGTTGCACGCCGGGCGGATCGAGATTGGTGTGTTTGTGGCGTTGTTCAGTGTGGGCTGGCTGTTTGCCTATAACTTCTACACCTGCGTGTACACGGCGATCCAGGACGTGGTCGAGCCGCGCCTGCGGGCCACGGCGATGGCGTTGTTCTTCGCCGGCTTGTATTTGCTGGGCGGTGGCATGGGGCCGATTGTGGTGGGCGGGCTGTCGGATCATTTTGCCCATTCGGCGATGTATGCGGCGGGGGCGGAGCAGATGACCGAGGCTTATAAAGCCATAGGCTTGCACGATGCCATGTACCTGATTCCGGTGGCGCTGTTTCTGACCATGCTGTTTCTGTTCCAGGCGTCCCGCAGTTTTGTGCGCGATGCCAAGCGGATGAAGGATGGGTTGGGGGTGGTGGAGGTGCCGGCTACGGCGGTTACTGCCTGA
- a CDS encoding putative bifunctional diguanylate cyclase/phosphodiesterase, translated as MEWLGLHFFTDLPDSGHLLLNCSHNPFLVLLAYVVACAAGFGTLDMAERVGHVDNPKAQRHWRWVGAGCLAGGIWSTHFISMLAFQAPIAIHYELIMTFASLLIALIASLFAMQTLSHPRLRLHQYVLASVWMGLGIALMHYVGMSAMRSEAGVYFETGLFLASVLIAIGASLAALLLSLYLRNGTGMFHQLLKYAASLVLGAGIISMHFTGMAAMQLLVPEDLVPSALPVDNNPIQLGLLVAVIALLVIGSSISAALADKKLQHKETDLRRVNALLTELDQARASLQQVAHYDALTSLLNRRGFNQIFAEKLAEKTATDGMLAVIFLDIDHFKRINDSLGHDAGDELLTVLAGHIKSSVRSHDDVVARFGGDEFCILISIHHRDEARHMAQRIMQKMKDPIELAGRRMVMTTSIGISLFPEDGKTSEELLKTADLALYQSKDTGRNNLNFFSSNLKTRAFLELQLEEELRAALRGKNELVLFYQPILDLKKGRITRLEALVRWQHPQHGLLTPDRFIGIAENNGLIAELDHWVLRQACHDLSLLSEQGHTELIMAVNCSALNLTRDELADEIENALRFGGIAANRLELEVTENALMGNISSTLALLRQIRALGVSLSIDDFGTGYSSLAYLKRLPLNTLKIDRSFIQDIPKSATDIDIVQAIIGMAHTLHLQVVTEGVETLQQLEVVQKHGCDFVQGYLLSAAVPMSDISAVIKGLDQHNMFSLLGLTGSEPAPKDPPSGRTGPASIVRPIR; from the coding sequence ATGGAATGGCTTGGTTTGCATTTTTTTACCGACCTTCCGGACAGCGGGCACTTATTACTCAATTGCAGTCATAACCCCTTTCTGGTGCTTCTGGCTTACGTGGTGGCCTGTGCAGCGGGCTTCGGCACCCTGGACATGGCCGAGCGGGTCGGCCATGTCGACAACCCCAAGGCTCAACGGCACTGGCGCTGGGTAGGTGCGGGCTGCCTGGCAGGCGGAATCTGGTCGACCCACTTCATCAGCATGCTGGCCTTCCAGGCGCCTATCGCAATTCACTACGAATTGATCATGACGTTCGCCTCGCTGCTGATCGCCCTGATCGCGTCGCTGTTCGCCATGCAAACCCTCAGTCACCCCAGGCTGCGCCTGCACCAATATGTGCTGGCATCGGTGTGGATGGGGCTGGGCATTGCGTTGATGCACTACGTGGGCATGTCGGCCATGCGCTCCGAGGCGGGCGTGTATTTCGAGACCGGGCTGTTCCTGGCCTCGGTGTTGATCGCCATCGGCGCCAGCCTCGCGGCGTTGCTGCTGTCGTTGTACTTGCGCAACGGCACCGGCATGTTTCATCAATTACTTAAGTACGCCGCCAGCCTGGTGCTCGGCGCCGGCATTATCAGCATGCACTTCACCGGCATGGCGGCCATGCAACTGCTGGTGCCCGAGGACCTTGTTCCGTCGGCGCTGCCCGTGGACAACAACCCCATCCAACTGGGCCTGCTGGTAGCGGTCATCGCCTTGCTGGTGATCGGCAGCAGCATCAGCGCTGCGCTGGCAGACAAGAAGCTGCAACACAAGGAAACCGACCTGCGCCGGGTCAATGCACTGCTCACCGAACTCGACCAGGCCCGCGCCTCGCTGCAACAGGTGGCGCACTACGACGCCTTGACCAGCCTGCTCAACCGCCGCGGCTTCAACCAGATCTTCGCCGAGAAGCTCGCAGAAAAAACCGCCACCGACGGCATGCTGGCGGTGATCTTCCTGGATATCGACCACTTCAAGCGCATCAACGACAGCCTCGGCCATGACGCCGGCGACGAATTGCTCACGGTGCTGGCCGGCCATATCAAAAGCTCGGTACGCAGCCACGACGACGTGGTCGCGCGGTTTGGCGGTGACGAGTTCTGCATCCTGATCAGCATTCACCATCGCGATGAAGCGCGGCACATGGCCCAACGCATCATGCAGAAAATGAAAGACCCCATCGAGTTGGCTGGCCGGCGCATGGTGATGACCACCAGCATCGGCATCAGCCTGTTCCCCGAAGACGGAAAAACCAGCGAGGAGCTACTCAAAACTGCCGACCTGGCGTTGTATCAGTCCAAGGATACCGGGCGTAACAACCTGAACTTCTTCAGCTCCAACCTGAAAACCCGGGCTTTCCTGGAACTGCAACTGGAGGAAGAACTGCGCGCCGCGCTGCGGGGCAAAAACGAGCTGGTGCTGTTTTATCAACCGATTCTTGACCTGAAAAAAGGCCGGATCACACGCCTCGAAGCCCTGGTGCGTTGGCAACATCCCCAACACGGCTTGCTGACCCCTGACCGGTTCATTGGCATTGCTGAAAACAATGGCCTGATTGCCGAACTGGATCACTGGGTCCTGCGCCAGGCCTGCCACGACCTCAGCCTGCTGTCGGAGCAGGGTCATACGGAATTGATCATGGCGGTCAATTGTTCGGCCTTGAACCTGACTCGTGACGAACTGGCCGATGAAATCGAAAACGCCCTGCGCTTCGGCGGGATCGCCGCCAATCGCCTGGAACTGGAAGTGACCGAAAACGCCCTGATGGGCAATATCAGCAGCACCCTGGCACTGCTGCGGCAAATCCGCGCATTGGGCGTGTCGCTGTCCATCGACGACTTCGGCACCGGCTATTCGTCCCTCGCCTACCTCAAGCGCCTGCCGCTGAATACCTTGAAAATCGACCGCTCGTTTATCCAGGACATTCCCAAATCCGCCACCGACATCGATATCGTCCAGGCCATTATCGGCATGGCCCACACCCTGCATCTGCAAGTCGTGACCGAAGGCGTAGAGACCCTGCAACAATTGGAAGTGGTACAAAAACACGGCTGTGATTTCGTTCAGGGTTACTTGCTCAGCGCTGCGGTACCGATGAGTGACATCAGCGCAGTGATCAAAGGCCTCGACCAGCACAACATGTTCAGCCTGCTGGGCCTTACAGGCAGTGAACCCGCCCCCAAAGACCCGCCTTCGGGCCGTACGGGCCCCGCCTCCATCGTCAGGCCAATTCGCTGA
- a CDS encoding DUF2288 domain-containing protein, with protein sequence MTQEPSTLYAKLLGETAEISWKELEPFFAKGALLWVDAGLDLIEAAEGMAEDNREKVAAWLAAGSLGEVSATRALDLVERDPSLWAVVVSPWILIQERAA encoded by the coding sequence ATGACGCAAGAACCTAGCACCCTCTATGCCAAGCTGCTTGGTGAAACCGCGGAAATTTCCTGGAAGGAGCTTGAGCCGTTCTTTGCCAAGGGTGCCCTATTGTGGGTCGATGCCGGGCTGGATTTGATCGAGGCCGCCGAGGGCATGGCTGAGGACAACCGTGAGAAAGTCGCTGCCTGGCTGGCTGCGGGGAGTCTTGGCGAGGTGTCTGCGACGCGGGCGTTGGACCTGGTTGAGCGGGACCCGAGTTTGTGGGCGGTGGTGGTTTCGCCGTGGATTCTGATCCAGGAAAGGGCGGCGTAG
- a CDS encoding branched-chain amino acid ABC transporter substrate-binding protein: MNKATKQISKLFAAMVLAGVASHSFAADTIKIGIAGPKTGPVTQYGDMQFMGAKQAIADINAKGGVDGKMLEAKEYDDACDPKQAVAVANKVVNDGVKFVVGHLCSSSTQPASDIYEDEGVIMITPAATSPEITSRGYKLVFRTIGLDSAQGPAAGNYIADHVKPKVVAVIHDKQQYGEGIATAVKQTLEKKGVKVALFEGINAGDKDFGSLIQKLKQANVDFVYYGGYHPELGLILRQAKEKGVNAKFMGPEGVGNDSISQIAQGASEGLLVTLPKSFDTDPANKAIVEEFTKNKQDPTGPFVFPAYSAVEVIAGGIAAAKSEDTAKVAAAIHAGTFKTPTGDLSFDAKGDLKDFKFVVYEWHFGKPKTEVSPQ; encoded by the coding sequence ATGAATAAGGCTACTAAGCAGATTTCCAAACTGTTTGCCGCTATGGTCCTGGCCGGGGTTGCCAGCCATTCGTTCGCAGCTGACACCATCAAGATCGGTATTGCCGGCCCTAAAACCGGCCCTGTGACCCAGTACGGCGACATGCAGTTCATGGGTGCCAAGCAGGCCATCGCCGACATCAACGCCAAGGGCGGCGTAGATGGCAAAATGCTCGAAGCCAAAGAATACGACGACGCTTGCGATCCAAAACAAGCCGTGGCCGTAGCCAACAAAGTGGTCAACGACGGCGTCAAGTTCGTGGTTGGTCACCTTTGCTCCAGCTCCACTCAGCCAGCATCCGACATCTACGAAGACGAAGGCGTGATCATGATCACCCCGGCTGCCACCAGCCCGGAAATCACGTCCCGTGGCTACAAGCTGGTCTTCCGTACCATCGGCCTGGACAGCGCCCAAGGCCCAGCCGCCGGTAACTACATCGCCGACCACGTGAAGCCGAAAGTCGTAGCCGTTATCCACGACAAGCAGCAGTACGGTGAAGGCATCGCCACCGCCGTCAAGCAGACCCTGGAGAAGAAAGGCGTGAAAGTTGCCCTCTTCGAAGGCATCAACGCTGGCGACAAAGACTTCGGTTCGCTGATTCAGAAGCTCAAGCAAGCCAACGTCGACTTCGTCTACTACGGCGGCTACCACCCGGAGCTGGGCCTGATCCTGCGCCAAGCCAAGGAAAAAGGCGTGAACGCCAAGTTCATGGGCCCTGAAGGCGTCGGCAACGACTCCATCTCGCAAATCGCCCAGGGCGCTTCCGAAGGCCTGCTGGTCACCCTGCCGAAGTCTTTCGACACCGATCCTGCCAACAAGGCAATCGTTGAAGAGTTCACCAAGAACAAGCAGGACCCAACCGGTCCGTTCGTGTTCCCGGCCTACTCGGCTGTTGAAGTAATCGCCGGCGGTATCGCTGCCGCGAAGAGCGAAGACACCGCCAAAGTGGCTGCTGCCATCCACGCCGGTACCTTCAAGACCCCGACCGGCGACCTGAGCTTCGACGCCAAGGGCGACCTGAAGGACTTCAAGTTCGTGGTCTACGAATGGCACTTCGGCAAACCAAAAACCGAAG